The uncultured Mailhella sp. genome segment GTGGGTTCTTTTTTCTTCATCGGGAACTCCGGTTCTTGGCCTTTGGGGCGGAATCGAAAATGCTGCGTGTGGGGCCGCCGACGAGCGAGGGCGGATCCTGAAACAGCGGCATGGCGTCCACGGCCACGCCCTGCACCAGAAAACCGAGATGCAGATGCGGCCCGGTCACGCGGCCCGTGGAGCCGGAACGTCCTATGACCTGCCCTCTTCTTACGCTTTGTCCGGGCGAAACGTCAAAGGCGGAAAGGTGGGCGTAGGTGCTTATCACGCCCTGACCGTGATCTATGTACACGGTGTTTCCGCCGAAATACTGCGGTTCGGCGAGCAGCACGGTGCCGTCGGCCACGGCGAGCACGCTTGCGCCTTCCGGGCTGCGCATGTCCGTGCCCTTGTGCGGGGCGCGGGGCTTGCCGTTGAACACGCGGCGGCCGCCGAAGGGACTGGTCACGCCGCCGGGCACCGGTTTTTTCAGGGGCAGCGTCCAGGCTTTTTCCGTGCGCGAGGCAAGCGCCTTGCGGCTGCTCGCCGCGTCGCGGGCAATCTGTTCCTGCACCTCGCGGGGCGGCTCGACGTATTTGGGAGCCACCTTCAGAATGCTTTTCGGCCACGGCACGGAGGCGGCCGTTACGGAAAAGTCGCGCTTTTCGCCGTTCACGCGCAGGGAAACGGTATGGCGGCCTTTGGCGTCCATGGGCATGGCGAGAAGAAGTTCCGCCTTCCAGAGCTCGCCCTCCCGGGCGGCGGGCACGCGGAACTGTTCGCCGCGCCAGGAAAACACGGCTTCAAAGGGAGCGGCGTCGGCAATGGAAACCGGAAAGGCGTGCCCCTGACTGACCTTTGCAGGCACGGAAAATTCCGCGGCCTGCGCGAATCCGGCAAGGGAAAGAAGCATCGCGGCAAGAAGAACAAGGCGTTTCATGAGCGAGTCTCTGACGAAGGTTGCGGAGGTCACGACCGGGAGCTTTTGTCCGGCGGCTCGGGCGTGACGGCGGTGACGGAGCCGACGACCTGGCCGTCGGCAAGCGTGACGGAAAACATGCGGCCGGGCGCGGTGTCCGACACGGAACGGAGGATGCGGCCTTCTTCGTCGAAGGCCACGGCGTAGCCCCGGCGCAGCGGCTCGAAGGGATCAAGCGCCTGCAAGCGAAGCTCCAGACGGGTGAGGCTGCGCTCTTCGGCAAGGCCGATCATGCGGCCGAGGGGAAGAAGCGCGGCCTGCGCGCGTTCCGCCTGTGCCTGCGCGCGCTGAAGGCGCGCTTCTCCGGCCCCGCGCAGGCGGAGGGACAGGCGTTCGAGCTCCGCTTCCCGCGCGTCCAGGCGTCCGCTCTGATCGCGCAGGCCTGATAAGAGCGTTTCCAGCGTGCGGGCGCGCTTTTCCAGCAGAGCGTTCAGAGCCGCTTTCATGCGCCTTGTCGCGTCGTCGAGCCGTTCCGCCTGCGCGCGCATGCGCTCCCGGGGCGAGAGCAGATCAAGCGCCCGGGCCGCGTGCCGCAGGCGCAGGGAAAGTTCGTTCAGTCGGCGGTCGAGGGCGTTTTGCAGGGCCGTTTCCAGGCCGTCCACATGCTGGGCCAGCACATGCCTCTCCTGCCAGAGAATCTGTGCCGTGTGGCTGGGCGTAGCCGCGGCGTAGTCGGCCGTGAAGTCGGTGATGCTGTGATCGATTTCATGCCCGATGCCCGTGAGCACGGGAATGGGACAGCGGTACACGGCGCGGGCCACGCGCTCGTCGTTGAAGGCCCACAGATCCTGCACCGATCCGCCGCCGCGGATGAGCACCGCCACTTCGGCCCAGCCTTCGCGCCCCACCTCTTCGAGCGCTTCCACGATGCGCGGCGGAGCGTCTTCGCCCTGCACGGGCACGGGATGAATGCGGATTTCCGCGCCGAGCCCGCGCGTTGAGCTGATGCGGATGAAGTCGCGGATGGCGGCCCCGCTCGGCGCGGTGATCACGGCCACGCGGCGGGGTTCGCGGGGCAGGGGGCGCTTTCTTGCCGCGTCGAACAGGCCTTCGGCGGCCAGCCTGCGCTTGAGCGCCTCAAATTCCTGATGCCACAGGCCGAGCCCGGCGGCCTGCGCCAGATCGACGATCATCTGATACTGACCGCGCGCGCCGTACACGGTGAGACGACCGGCGCACACGAGGGTCTGTCCGTTCTCCATGGTGCGGGCGAGACTGGGGCGCGGTCCGTCTTCCCACACCTCGCCGGTGAGCGGATCAAAGGCTTCGTCCTTCTGCTGCCTTTTGAACCATACGCAGTTTAAAAGCGCGTCGTCTTCCTTCAGGGAAAAATAGACGTGCCCCGACGAGGGGCGGGAAAGGTTGGTCACTTCTCCCTGAACCCACACGTACGGGAAGCGGCTTTCCACGGTCTGACGCAGTCGTTCCGTGACCTGCCGCACGCTGAGAATGGCGTCCATGTCGATAGCCTCCGGGAGCGGACAATAGGTGCCGTCGTGATTTGTGACCGGAAAAGAGCGCTTCTGCCGCAAACGCGCCTGAACGGCGCGGAACGCTTGCCGAAACTCCCTCGCCTTTCTGCGCGCCGCTCTTCGCGCCACTCCTGCGCATAAGCGGGCGAGGCAGGCAAAAGTGCGCGCCCCCTCGCAAAGCGGCCGCACGTCTCCTTTTCATCCTGCGTCCGGCGCGGCGAACGCGTAAGAGGTTCGGCGTCCGGCCCGGCGTCCGATGCGCCGTCAGGCCCGGCGCAGAGCGTCAGCGCGTCTTCCGTTTTTGCGCGCTCTGTGCGGAGAAAAAGGCCGCCCGGAACCGAAGATCCGGGCGGCTCGCGTCGTCAGCGCTTCCAGCTGTCCAGCACGGACTGCCGCCATGCGGGGAAAGCCTGCTCGAAGCTGTCGGCGGGAAGGGTGGACTTTTCGCCGGTGCGGCGGTTCTTCACTTCCACCACGCCCTGCGCAAGGCCCTTGCCGCCCACGGTGATCTGCATGGGAATGCCGATGAGGTCGGCGTCCTTGAACTTCACGCCCGGGCGTTCTTCGCGGTCGTCGTACAGGGTTTCCATGCCGAGAGAGGTGAGATACGCGTCGATGGCGTCGCACTTGGCGGCCACGTCGGCGTTCTTGGGATCAAGGCACACGATGTGCGCGTCGAAGGGCGCAAGCTGCGGCGGGAACATGATGCCGTGCTCGTCGAAGTTCTGTTCGATGCAGGCGGCCACCACGCGGGACACGCCGATGCCGTAGCAGCCCATGATCATGAGTCTTTCCTTGCCGTTTTCGTCAAGGAACACGGCGTGCAGCGCTTCGCTGTACTTGGTGCCGAGCTTGAAGATGTGGCCCACTTCGATGCCGCGCTTGATTTCCAGCGGACGGCCGCAGCAGGGGCAGGGATCGCCGGCCACGGCGTTGCGCAGATCCGCCCATTCGATGGGCAGGGTCACGTCGCGCACGAGGCTCAGGTGACGCACGTGCGCGTCGGCCTTGTTGGCTCCGGCAATCCAGTCGTTGGAAGCCATGAGTTCCTTGTCGGCGTAGATCTTGTCCACGCCCCTGAGTCCGGCGGGGCCGGCAAAGCCCACGGGAGCGCCGGTCATGGCCTGCACCTGTTCGGGCGTGGCGAACTGAATGTCGTCGGCGTCGATGAGGTGGGCGAGCTTGATTTCGTTGAGTTCGCGGTCGCCGCGCAGCAGCACGGCCACGGGCTTGCCGTCGGCCATGAAGAGCAGCGTCTTGACGAGCTTGTCGGCGGAAACGCCGAGGAAGGCGCACACTTCCTCAATGGTGTGCTGGCCGGGCGTGGCCACTTCTTCCATGGCGGGGCAGGGCGTTTCATCCTGCGTGAAGGTCGTGCTGATGGAAGCGCGCTCCACGTTGGCGGCCCAGGTGCAGTCCGGCCAGTTGGTGCAGGCGGCAATGGCGTCTTCGCCGGTTTCGGCGAGCACCATGAATTCATGGGAGAAATTGCCGCCGATGGCTCCGGAGTCGGCTTCCACGGGGCGGAAGTCGAGGCCCATGCTGCTGAAGATCTTGTGATAGGCGTCCTTCATGGAAGCGTAGCTTCTGTTCGCGCCTTCGTCGTCCACGTCGAAGGAGTAGCCGTCCTTCATGAGAAATTCGCGGCCGCGCATGAGGCCGAAGCGGGGACGCACTTCGTCGCGGAACTTGGTCTGAATCTGATACAGGTTCAGGGGCAGCTGACGATAGGACTTCACTTCGCCGCGCAGAAGATCGGTCATGACCTCTTCATGGGTGGGGCCGAGGCAGTAGTCGCGGTCATGCCTGTCCTGGAAGCGCAGCAGTTCCTTGCCGTACTTCTTCCAGCGGCCGGATTCCTGCCACAGTTCGGCGGGCTGCACCATGGGAAGCAGCACTTCAATGGCTCCGGCGGCGTTCATTTCGCGGCGCACGATGTCCTTGGCCTTTTCCAGCGTGCGGAGGCCGAGAGGCAGCCAGGTGTAGATGCCGCTCGTGAGCTTGCGAATCATGCCCGCGCGTACCAGCAGCTTGTGGCTGATGACTTCGGCGTCGGCGGGGGCTTCCTTCAGGGTGGGGATGTAGTAACGGCTCCAGCGCATAGAGGATCCTTCAGTTGCTTTGGGTAAGAAGTTTGTCGAGTTCTTCAAGAAAAGCCGCAAGCAGAGCGTCCTGACCGTTCACGGAACGCAGCACCTTTCCCTTGCGGAATATGACGCCCTTGTCGCGCCCGCCCGCCAGACCGATGTCGGCTTCGCGGGCTTCTCCCGGGCCGTTGACCACGCATCCCATGACCGCGATCTTGAGACGGCTCGCGGCCGCCGCGGGATGGGACTGCACGTATTCCTCCACCTTTTCGGCCATGCCGATGAGGTCGATTTCCGTGCGGCCGCAGGTGGGGCAGGAAACGATTTCCGGGCCGCGGCTGCGAAGGCCCACGGCGCGCAGAATTTCCCAGGCCACGGCCACTTCCCGAACCGGATCGGCCGTGAGGGAGACGCGTATGGTATCGCCGATGCCCTCAAAAAGCAAAAGGCCGAGACCCACCGCGGATTTTACGGTTCCGCGCATGGGCGTGCCCGCCTCGGTCACGCCGAGATGCAGCGGATAATCCGCCCGTTCGGCCATGAGACGGTAGGCGGCAATGGTGTCCGTCACCGAGGAGGACTTGAGCGAAACCTTGATGTCGTAGAAGCCGCGCTTCTCCAGCATGCGCACGTGGGAGAGCGCGCTTTCCACCAGCGCCTCGGGCGTGGGGCCGCCGAAGCGCTCCAGCAGATCCTTCTCCACGGAGCCGCTGTTCACGCCCACGCGGATCACCGCGCCGTTGGCCCTGGCTGCCGCGGCCAGATTGTCCACCGGGCCTTCGCCGCCGATGTTGCCGGGATTGATGCGCAGCCCTTTGAGGCCTGCGTCGAGCGCGGCGAGGGCGAGGCGGTAGTCGAAGTGAATGTCGGCCACAAGGGGCACGGGAGAGCGGTCGGCAATGGTTTTCAGGGCGGAGGCGGCCTTTTCGTCGGGCACGGCGAGGCGCACTACTTCGCAGCCTGCGTCGCAGAGTTTTTGTATCTGTTCCAGCGTGGCGGTGGCGTCGCGCGTGTCGGTGTTGGTCATGCTCTGCACCACGACGGGCGCGCCGCCGCCGATGAGCACGTTGCCGAGCCGAAGCTGCCGGGTGTGATTTCTGTGGGGAGCGTTCATGCTTTCTCCTTGAAGCTGCGCAGATGGTGTAGCGCGTCCCAGGTGTAGATGACAAGGGCCAGCCAGATGACGGGGAAGGAGATCATGTCGGAGGGCTTCATGCTTTCTCCGAGCACGGTGATGGCCAGCAGAAAGGAAATGGACGGGCTGACGTACTGCAGAATGCCTATGGTGGCAAGGGTGACGCGGCGGGCCGCGTAGCCGAACATGAGCAGCGGCAGACCGGTGAAGGCGATGGTGCAGGCGAGCAGAACCGGACGCAGGGGGCCGTAGCCGACGATGCCGAAGCCCGGTTCCGTGAAGCCGAGCCAGAGCAGCGAGAGGGGCATGAGCATGAGCGCCTGCACGAAGAGGCTGGGCGCGGAAGGCATGCGCAGGGTTTTCTGCACGTAGCCGTAGAAGGCGAAGGAAAAGGCGAGAGTGAGGCCGATCCACGGAATGTGGCCGTAGGCGAGAACGCTTGCCGATACGCCCACGACGGCCAGGGCGACGGCGGCTCCCTGCGCGCGCGACAGTGTTTCGCCGAGCAGAAGACGCCCCATGAGCACGTTGAGCAGGGGAGTGATGAAGTAGCCCAGAGAGGATTCCACGATGCGCCCGGTGGTGACGGCGAGAAGATAGACGCTCCAGTTCAGGCCGAGCAGCGCGGCGGCAAGAAAGAGGGAGAGCAGTGTGCGTCTGCTTTCAAAGGCGGCGCGCACGGCCGGAAACTGACGGGTGACGGCCAGCACGGCGCCGAGAAAGATCACGGTCCAGATCATGCGGTGGGCCATGATGGAAATGGGATTCAGGGCGCCGAGCAGCGGCCAGAACAGCACGGCGAGCCCCCACAGAAGATGGGCGGCAAGACCTGCGCCGGTTCCCGCGCAGGAGCCGGTGCATTCCCTGGGCATGAAGGAGAGGTGAAGATGCATCATGAAAACTGACGGTCGGGCGCTCTGCGGGGCGGATGTTTCAGGCGGGCGTGAAAGGAGGATGGGCGTTTTCCGGCAAAGGCTTCGGCGCGGCGGAAACGCCCATGAGAGGAGTCTGTTTCTCTCAGACAAGCGCCGTCGGCTCGCGGAATCTCCCGGCCCGAAACAGACGCCTTCGCGGCGCGGGAGGTGGCTGGGCGGCGAAACGCGCTTTTTTCGGCCTGCGTCTCCTTGCGGCAGCGCAGGGGGCGCCTGGCGTTCTGGCGGCGCGAGCGTCCGTAACCAGCAAGTCCGCTCTTCCGCGGTGGGGCGGAAGAGCGGACTGCGCGTGAACAAAAAGGCGCTTCGGAACGTTTCGTCCGCGACGCGGACGGCCCGAAGACGAGGCCGGAAAGACTAGCGGTTGAAGGAACGGGCGTAGAGCTCCACGATGGCCCGGCGGCCGTTGGCTTCCAGGAAGCGGGTGCCGGTGGCGGTGAAGCGCGAATGCTTGATGATGGGATCGTCCTTCTTCACCCATTCGTCGTTGATCCAGCGGAACCAGGCGTCCTTCTTCTGATCGAAGACGAGCAGGGGCTTGTTGCACAGCTTGGCGAATTCCGCGCCCCAGCCGGTGCCGCCCTTGACGGTCTTGTCTTCCTGAATTTCACCGACGACGAGCACTTCGCTGCCGCTGCTCACCTGCCAGCAGATGGACTGGAGGACTTTGCGGAACAGCGGAGCGCGGGTGTATTCGCGGCCCATGAGGCGGGAAACATAGGTCATGCTGACGTCCTTGAGCGCCAGTTCGTCCTGAGTGAGCACGCGAACGCCGCGCGTGCGCTCTATCTGATGGCCTTCAAAGCTGTAGTTGACCTCTTCGATGCCCCAGGCTTCGGCCTGAGCTCCAAAGAACTGTTCAGCGCCGGCAGCGCCGCCGCTGAAAAGAACGCACTGTTTCGGATCAAGCATCTGGTCCTCCCAGAGTAGATGGTGTTACGGAAAAGGATAAATATGGATCCTGCGGAGGATCAGTATTCAGGTTCGACGCGACGGGTGCCGTTGGCTCCCACGACGATGCGCACGCGTTGGCCGGGAGTGATGTAGGGATCCTTGCCCTGAACGATGACTTCTTCGCTGCCGTTGTCGTAGCGCACGGTGATCTGCAGGCCGGTCTGCTGCGAGGCGAGATTGCCCGCGCCTGCGCCTGCTGCGCCGCCGAGCAGCGCGCCGCCCACGGTGGCGAGGGTGCGGCCGGAGCCGCTGCCTATGGTGCTGCCGATGACGCCGCCAGCAATGGCGCCGATGACGCCGCCGACGGTCTGCTTGGAGCTTGCGCCGCTGTTGATGTTGACTTCCCTGACTTCCGTAGCCGTGGCGCGGTACACGGTAAAGGACTGACGCGCTTCACCGGCGTTGTAGTCGTAACCGCCGAGCTGCGGTCCGCATCCCGGAAGCGCGGGAAGGGCGACCGCCATGGCTGCGGCCAGAATCAGGGCCGACGACTTACGAAAACGCATAACAGTCTCCTGTAAAGACGAAGTGGAAACAAGAGTGCTTCCATCATAACCAGCTTGCGGGGAATGTCCAGTTAAGAACGCCTTGCGCTGCTTCTGCACGCGGAAAATCCGGCTGGCCCTGCGCCTGCGGCGGGGCGGTCGTTCGTTCTGCACCTGTTCTGTGTGCGGACAAAGGCGCGGCGAAGAAGTTGCACGGCATTAAATAAAAGACCCCGGCAAGCCGGGGTGGAACAAGGCTGCTTGGACAGCCTCAGCAACTAGTAGCGGGGACGGGGAGCACGGGGCTTCGCTTCGTTCACGCGCAGGGTGCGTCCGCCGAAGCTGGTGTTGTCCAGAGCTTCAATGGCGGCAGCGGCCGCGGGATCTTCCATCTCGACAAAACCAAAACCACGGGCACGCCCGGTTTCACGGTCGCTCACCAGCTTTACGGAGAGCACGTTGCCGTAAGGGGCAAAAAGATTCTGAACCTGCTCTTCGGTGGCGGACCAGGGAAGATTCCCGACATAAATAGACTTGGCCATGAGAAAAACCTCACACAAAAGAAATCTAAAACCCACACCCTGCTCCGGCAAACCGATTGCCCAGAGTGTCTCTCCTGTCTATCAGCTATGCCCCAACGGCAAGATCAAGTCAATGCGTCTTTGGTATTTTTTTCTCATTTTATCAGCCCGGAAAGTTCTTTTTTTCCCTGTTATTGCAAATAAATATGCCGTGTCGGAAAGAAATCTGGAGAGAATTTCAGATATTTTTTGGGGAGGAGAAGAAATATGCCTCAGATAGCCGGAATCAGTGCGCCTCAGAGCGCATCCCCTGCGGAAAGGGCGGGCGGGTCGAAATATCGGAAGAAAAATAAATGTTGAGTGATATGAGTGAATTATACTTGTGCGTCTGAGCTTGTGAATGAAGTCGTGAACGGTGCGTTCCGCGCGGCGGGCGGTTTTGCGGCGCACGGAGCCGCCAAAAGGGCGGCTGAGCCGTTTTCGGCGCGGGCAGGCGCGGAAAGACGGCCGATTTACGGCAGCGCGAGTCGGACAGGGGAGCGGCGGACGGCGCAGGATTCATGCAAGAAAGAGGCGGCACGCGGCATCGGCGCTCAGACGGAGGAAGGTTTCGGAGGCGGGCAGTTCTTGGCTGGCTGCACGGCGCTCGGCGCGCAAGCGGAGAACGGGCAGGGGGGGCTGCCGCCGCGGGCCGTGCGCGCCAAAGGAAGCAGCGGCGCTTCGGCAAAAGGGCGCGCCTCTTCCGGCGAAGGTCAGGACTGCCGACGCTTGAACAGCTTTTCGAGATCGGCCTTTTCCAGCGTCACGGCGCAGGGTCTGCCGTGGGGGCAGAAGTCCGGCGATTCCGTGCGCAGCCACTGCCGGATGAGATGCATGGCGTCGTCGGGCGTGAGATGTTGTCCTGCGCGGATGGCCGTGGCGCAGGCGTGATGAATCCACACGCCCTCCAGATCGTCCACGCGTCCGGAGAGCGCCTCGCGCAGAAAGGCCGAGGCTTCGGCGCGATCCATTTCCGGGGGCATGGTCTGCACGAGGCACTGATTGCCCCGGCACGAGGTTTCAAAGCCGAGCTTGAGCAGGTTGTCCCGAATCTCCAGCAGGCGTTCCGTCTCCGCGGGGTGCAGATCCATCTTGAGAGGCACGAGCAGCGGCTGCGCCACGCCGCGCGAGCCGCCGTTGCGGAACTTTTCATAGAAGATGCGTTCGTGCATGGCGTGCTGATCCAGAATCAGCAGCGTGTCGTCGTTCTGGGAAAGCACGAGATAGGTGCGGGCCACCTGACCGAGATAGCGGAAGCCGCGCAGGGGCGAGACGTCCGCGCTCTGCTCTGGGCGCGCCTCCGGCAGCGGGAGATCGAGAGGCTTCGGCGCGGCCTTGATTTCCGGCGCAGTCGCTGTTGCCTCCGCAGGCGTCGCAACGGGCGCGGAGGGCGCAGGCTGCGCTTCGGTCGTCAGGCTTTCCGAGGACTCGACAAAAGGTTCGGCGTCTTCCGACTCCCGGTTCACGGGAAGGGGCGGCACGGATGCGGAGCGAGGATGCGGCACGGCAAAGCCCGTCTTTTCGCGGACGACGCTTTTGTTCGATCGCCCGGTGACGAAGTCCCGTTCGGGCATGCTGCGTTCGCGAAGTCCTGCGGGGCCGTCGTCCTGAAAGTCAAAGGACGCGCGGGGCGGCGTTTTCTGCTTCGGCATCACGCGCACGGCGTCGGCCTCGCCCCAGAAGCCCAGCGGGCGCGCAGGGCGTTCCTTTTCCTGCACGGCGGGGGCGTCCGCGCGTTCGGCAAAGCGTTCGGAAGCGAGCGGCACGCCCGCAAGCGCGCTGCCCACGGCGCGCAGCACGGCGGCGAACACGGTCTGCTCGTCGCGGAAGCGGACTTCGTTCTTGGCGGGATGCACGTTGACGTCCACTTCCTCGGGCGGCATGTCGATGAACAGCACGGTCTGCGGATAGTCGCGGCTGGTGAGACGGCCCTGATAGACCTGACGCACGGCGCGCATGAGCAGCCTGTCGTTGACGGCGCGGCCGTTCACGTAGAAGAGCATGCGGTCGGCGCGCGGCTGTGAGGAGCGCGGATCGGAGGTGAGACCGTGCAGATGCATGCCCGACGTCGTCACGTCGAAGGGACGCAGGGCGTCCACCACGGCGGGCGGCCACAGCAGGGCCATGCGCTGGGCGAGCGTCTGCCCCGCCTCGAAGCGGACGAGCTCCCGGGAACCGGCCTTGAGCGTGAAGCCGACGTCCATGCGGGCGAGGGCGAGTCTGGTGAAGAGTTCCTGCGCTTTTTTCTGCTCTGTGGCGGGCGTTTTCAGAAATTTCAGTCGTGCAGGAATGTTGGAGAACAGCTCGGAAACTTCCACCACGGTGCCCTGATTGAGCGCCGCCGGGGCCACGGAGCGGATGGAGCCGTAGAGCACGTCGATGCAGAAGGCCTCGCCGGTGGAGCCGTCGTCCTCCAGTGGAGCGGAGGTCATGCGGAAGCGCGACACGGACGCAATGCTGGGCAGGGCCTCGCCGCGGAAGCCGTAGGAGCGGATGTTCATGAGATCGGCCACGTCGGCGATTTTGCTGGTGGCGTGACGGGTCACGGCGAGCTCCAGCTGATCGCCGCTCACTCCGCGGCCGTTGTCGGTCACGCGGATCATGGTCTGACCGCCGTTTTCCAGTTCCGCCAGCACGCTGGTGGCTCCGGCGTCGAGGCTGTTTTCCACAAGTTCCTTGACCACGCTGGCCGGACGTTCCACCACTTCGCCGGCGGCGATCTGGTTGGAAAGTTCGGGAGGAAGCAGGCGGATGATTTTTTGGGCGTTCGTGTTCATGGGAGTCCTTTGCTTGAGTGACGCGCGGCGTTGCGATTGATATTTTCGGGCGAAACGTCAGGAAGTCAAGACGGGGAAAGAGAAGCGGCGCGTCGGCGGAAAAGAGGGGCGGCTGTTGCTGATCGTCGGAATCGCCCGGCGGGCCGGGAGCGTTGCGGGGAGAGTCGGGGTGAAGCTGCGGCAGAGGGGCGCGGGAAAAGGGGAAAGACAGGCGGCGGGCCGTACGCGGCGCGTGAGGCGTGGGAACGTTCGGCGCGCCGGAGCTGGACAAACGCGGCAGACCGTCACGGCGGGGGAAAAATTGCGTTTTTCAGAGGAAGACGTCAGCGGTAGGAAACGTGCTTCGGCGTTCGGCAACGCGCGCTGCCCTTTGTGAGCGTGAACCGCCGTTTGTGAGCGCGCCGCCGGGAGGACGCACAGGGGCGCATTTCTGGGATCGCCTCGTCCTGGGAACATCTCGTCCGGAGCTCCGAGTCTTGGGCGCGCAACACCCTTCGGGCTGCCGGGTCCTGGACTGTTGCCGCGCTCCGTTCGGCGCGCGGTTCCTTCCCGGGTCGGGCGGGCGCTGATGAGGAAAGTGCGCCTTGCGGCGGGATCAGGCGGATTTTTTGGCCTTGCGCTGACGCGGCGGCTGACTGCCGCCCTGACGCAGCATGTGGAAATACAGTTCGCGTCCCACCCAGGCGTCGGTGGCGGCGTATTTTATCTGCTGCACGGTGAGTTCGTGGTTTTCCCAGTTGGAGCACTGGGCGCTTTTGCTGATGCGGAAGCCCAGCAGATTGGCGGCCAGAGTGCGCAGGCCCTGTGCCTGAATGCCGCGCGCGCGGGCCATGGCGGCAAGGTCCGCCACGCCGTCGGCCGCAAAGGGATGAATGCGGGCAAGGGCCTTCATGTCGTCGTGAATGGCCACGCCGGCCTTCAGCACGCGGGGAGAGGAAAGCAGTTCGGCTACGTCTTCGGAAAAAGGCGTGTGCGTGAGCTGAATGAGGTACACGGTTTCCGCCGTGGCAAGCTGAATGAGGGCCGGGCGGCAGGTCTTGCCCTTGGTGAAGGTGGGGCGGGTCTCGGTGTCGAAGCCGAGCACGTTTTCCTGCCACAGATCGTTCAGCGCTGCGGCCAGCGCGTTTTCGTCCTGCACGAGCACGACGGGACCTTCCCACGCGCGGAGGGGGAGAAGGTTGATTTCCTCCTTGCTCAGGGACGGCTGAAGAACGACGGGCGAGAGCGACTGTCGATGCGGTGCGCGGGACGGGGAAGATGCGTTGTTGCCGGACATAAATAATACCTTTCTGGCGAGACTAGCATGGAAAGACAGAGGGGGCAAGCCGTCTGCTGCCGCTCTGGCGGAGTCCGTGGGGGAACGTATGTTCTGCCGGACAGTTACGGTAAAAATAACGATACGTTATGCAAAAACTCGCCGGCATGCGTTCGTTTTCCCCGGTATTGCCGGAGCGCGGAGGCGGCAAGCGTTCCTTCAGGCTCTGTTCGTCGTCTGTTGCCTCTCGGGAGGCTTATGCGTTGCAGAGATTGAAGACAAATATTCCGCCTCCGGACGCCGATGAGAGTCCGGAGGCGGAAAAACGCGTCGATGACGCCATCTTCAAGAATCGCGCAGGGCGTTGTTGCGGCGATTCTGCCGCGTTTCAACATTCGACAAGAAAGCCGCTGCGGCAGCATGCCTGTTTTTTCCGGCAACGTCGCGCGACGGCGCAGAAAGCGCTTCCGTTTTCCGCGCGTCGGCATTCATGGGAGACCGGGGTGCGCGCTGTTTTGCCGGGTTACTTGCCTATGCAGAAGGAAGAGAAAATGGCGTTCAGCGTGTCTTCCGTACTGTTCAGACCGGTAATGTCCGCCAGATGCGCGCTGGCAGTTTCCAGATGGATGCTGCAAAGATCCGGCGGCACGGACAGGGCGATGGCCTTTTTCAGCGCTTCGAGCGCTTCGAGCGCCCGGCGGAGCTGACTTGCCTGACGGAGATTGGGCGCAATGTCGCCTTCTTCCGGCGTTTCGTCCTTGAGGCAGAGGCGTCGGATGGCGGCGGCAAGTTCGTCCACGCCTTCGCCGCTGCGTGCGCTGACGGGCAGCACGTCTGCGCCGTGGAAGCGGCGCGCGCTCTCCGGCAGCGGGCAGAGATCGGCCTTGTTCCAGACCACGAGGCAGCGTTCCGGCCCCAGTTCGTCCACGAGCGCGCCTTCGGCACGGAAGGTGTCGTCGAGGTCTCCGG includes the following:
- the mutL gene encoding DNA mismatch repair endonuclease MutL → MNTNAQKIIRLLPPELSNQIAAGEVVERPASVVKELVENSLDAGATSVLAELENGGQTMIRVTDNGRGVSGDQLELAVTRHATSKIADVADLMNIRSYGFRGEALPSIASVSRFRMTSAPLEDDGSTGEAFCIDVLYGSIRSVAPAALNQGTVVEVSELFSNIPARLKFLKTPATEQKKAQELFTRLALARMDVGFTLKAGSRELVRFEAGQTLAQRMALLWPPAVVDALRPFDVTTSGMHLHGLTSDPRSSQPRADRMLFYVNGRAVNDRLLMRAVRQVYQGRLTSRDYPQTVLFIDMPPEEVDVNVHPAKNEVRFRDEQTVFAAVLRAVGSALAGVPLASERFAERADAPAVQEKERPARPLGFWGEADAVRVMPKQKTPPRASFDFQDDGPAGLRERSMPERDFVTGRSNKSVVREKTGFAVPHPRSASVPPLPVNRESEDAEPFVESSESLTTEAQPAPSAPVATPAEATATAPEIKAAPKPLDLPLPEARPEQSADVSPLRGFRYLGQVARTYLVLSQNDDTLLILDQHAMHERIFYEKFRNGGSRGVAQPLLVPLKMDLHPAETERLLEIRDNLLKLGFETSCRGNQCLVQTMPPEMDRAEASAFLREALSGRVDDLEGVWIHHACATAIRAGQHLTPDDAMHLIRQWLRTESPDFCPHGRPCAVTLEKADLEKLFKRRQS
- a CDS encoding RNA-binding protein, with amino-acid sequence MAKSIYVGNLPWSATEEQVQNLFAPYGNVLSVKLVSDRETGRARGFGFVEMEDPAAAAAIEALDNTSFGGRTLRVNEAKPRAPRPRY
- a CDS encoding 3'-5' exonuclease, whose protein sequence is MSGNNASSPSRAPHRQSLSPVVLQPSLSKEEINLLPLRAWEGPVVLVQDENALAAALNDLWQENVLGFDTETRPTFTKGKTCRPALIQLATAETVYLIQLTHTPFSEDVAELLSSPRVLKAGVAIHDDMKALARIHPFAADGVADLAAMARARGIQAQGLRTLAANLLGFRISKSAQCSNWENHELTVQQIKYAATDAWVGRELYFHMLRQGGSQPPRQRKAKKSA
- a CDS encoding glycine zipper 2TM domain-containing protein; this translates as MRFRKSSALILAAAMAVALPALPGCGPQLGGYDYNAGEARQSFTVYRATATEVREVNINSGASSKQTVGGVIGAIAGGVIGSTIGSGSGRTLATVGGALLGGAAGAGAGNLASQQTGLQITVRYDNGSEEVIVQGKDPYITPGQRVRIVVGANGTRRVEPEY